TCAGGGCAAGGCCAACCAGGGCCAAACCGGAATGGCTCGAGTAATATTCCTTCGTGGATTGCTCAAGGACGAAGCGCTTCATGGAAGACCTCGAATCAGGATTTCAGGTGAAGCGCATCATAACTCATATCCAATTATTTCAAGTCAATAAGTCATATTTTCGGCAAGAAGCTCACGGATCCAGGTTTTAGAAAAAGATGATATTCGTAAAATGGTCCCTATCGGTAAGCGAGGCTTGGTTTCACTAAATTTAAATCCAAGCACTACACGAAGCCGTTTTCGATTTCTATGGAAAGGTAGGCTCAAATTGTAAGTGCAACACCCTTATTTTTTGTTTGGGGTGTTGCCATGGGAAAGGGTGGATACAGGCATTTGGGCATTGAGGAGAGGGTGAGGATGAGGATTCAGATGGAGCGGGAGAACGGCGTGTCGCTTCGGTCCATTGCGGCTTGCATTGGGCGATCTCCTTCGACTCTGAGCAGGGAGCTTGCGATAAACAGCGTGGAAGGCCGTTATGAGCCGGAGGCAGCTCGGCAGTTGTACTAGGAACGGAGGAAGAGGAGCCGAAGGCGCTGCAAGCTTGAAGATATCGATATGCGTGAGGCCGTGTACGCCCTTATCCGTGTCGGTTGGTCTCCTGAGCAGATTGCTGGTAGATTCAGGAAGGATTTTATGAATGAACCGGCGCGTCATGTGTCCCACGAGGCCATCTACGCATGGCTTTACGCCCTTCCACGCGGGGAGTTGAGAAGGGAGCTGATTGCGGCTCTCAGAAAGGGGCATGCCAAACGTCTTCCCAGAAGCCGTGGAAAGGATCGGCGGGGTCAGATCTCCGACATGACCGGCATCCAGGAACGGCCGGTCGAGGTGGAAGGCCGTCTCGTTCCAGGTCACTGGGAAGGCGATCTTTTGAAGGGTGCGGGGAACAGAAGCGCGGTCGGCACCCCTGGTCGAGCACACCAGCCGTTATGTAATCCTTGCCAGGATGGACGGGACGGATGCCGGATCCGCGCTCGATGGATTCAACCGGCGTCTTCGCCATGCCCCCGCTGTATCCGAAAGACCCTCACCTATGGACCGGGGCAAGGAAATGGCCCTTCACAAGGAGCTTGCAAGAAGACTCAGCATCCGGGTCTATTTTGCAGACCCGTACAGCCCGTGGCAACGGGGAACGAACGAGAACACGAACGGCCTCATCCGCCAGTATCTCCCGAAGGGATCGGATCTTTCCGGGGCTGACCAGATGGATCTCAACCGGATTGCCCAGCTCCTCAACATGAGACCCCGCAAATGCCTCGGCTTCCCGACCCCTTTCGAGGTCTATCGGGATCTCATCCGGAAGTACAAATAGGAGAGCCATGCAACGGGAGAATGTCATGCACCTGCCTGCCGGTAGGCTGCGGTGGGTTGTTAACCAACAGCCCTTGGAGCCCGAGAAAAAGACGGCGCGCCCCCGTCGCCGTCGCACCCATCGCATGGCTACGGCGCGCAAGGTCGTGTCAAGGGCCTGGCCGCGAAGCGGCTTGCCTGGGCAACCCTTGACGCGACCGAGCGACGTGGCTCCTTCTTTACTGCCGGATGACATGGCTATAAATGGAGCGATCATCAATTTGACCGACCGTGTTGCACTTGCAACTTGAAACCGCCAAAAATAAAATGTCCGCTAAGAAAGCGATAAAATTTTTTGACCAAATGTTTTCTGCTCCGACATCGGATGGATCGCCCGTCCAGTCAACCAAATCAAGCGAGGCAGGGTTCATGTGTCAATCCAGGATATTTTTGAGAAAGGAAGGAAAGGAGAAAGAGATCCTCAAGGACGCAACACTCGTCGAGCCCTGCGAGGGCGGGGTCAGGATCCAGGGATTCTCGATGTCCCCAGGGTCGTCAAGGCAAGGATCGCAACCACAGACCTCATGAAGCACCGCATCGTGCTCGAGGCCATTTCCTGATTTCGGGTTTATCTTTTTTCCCCACCCTTTTCTCCGACAGACAACCGATCATCAACCTATTCCGTGAGGAGGTTTCATGTATCCGTTTTTTGAGTTACCATCCTTCACCTCGGGCATGCTCATCGCCCTGATCGCGTCCTTTCATATCCTTCCATCACACCTTGCTACCGGTGCCTTCTGGTTCACCGTTTCCGTGGAGCGGGACGCGATCCGGCGAAACAGACCCGAACTCCTCGATTTCCTTAAAAAATATACGTTGTTTATCCTTCTTTTCTGCTTCGTTTTTGGTTCCCTCACCGGCGTGGGCATATGGTTCTCGTCTACCGTGGCAAGCCCGAGGGGTATCTCGGGCCTGATCCACAACTACGTATGGGGGTGGGCGACGGAGTGGGTCTTTTTCATCATCGAGATTGTCACGATCTATACCTACTATTACACCTTCGGGAAGATTGGTTCCCGGACCCACCTGCGGATCGGGTGGATTTACGCTTGGGCGGCCTGGATCAGCATGATCATCATCACGGGGATACTCTCCTTCATGCTCTCTTCAGGCAAATGGATCGAGACTGGGGGCTTTTTCGACGGTTTCTTCAACAGGACCTACTGGCCGCAGCTCTTCATGAGGACCGGCCTCATGTTCGGAATCGCAGGCCTTTATGCGATTATTGTCGCAAGCCGCCTGGACAACCTGGACGTCAGGAAATGGATCACAAGGAAGGCGGCCATCTGGGGGATCGGCGGGATGGCTGCGGCGGGCTTCTTTTGCGCATGGTATCTTTTCTCCCTTCCAGAGGCAGCGAAGGCGCTTCTTTTCGAAGGGACGCTTCCCTACTTGAAAAAGCTCGGAACCGTGGCCATCGGGTCCCTTGCCATCGTGACAACCTCGTTTATCATTTTCGGGTTTATGAGCCCATGGCGTGTCAACACGGTCACAGGAACAATCCTTGTTTTGGTGCTTTTTGCCGGCATAGGGGCGGCGGAGGGGATCCGGGAGGGGATCAGGCGTCCGTATGTGATAGACAATTACCTTTACAGCAACCAGATCGTGGCCCATGACCTGCCTGCCAAGAAGGTCACCGCCGAAACGGTCCGCTTCAGGACGGACGGTTTTTTGAAAAACCTCTTCTTCGTACCTGACCAGATCAAGGATGATCCAGGATCGCATCCTGTTGAGGCGGGCCGGATAGTCATCCTGTTTCAGTGCGGCAACTGTCATGCCCTGGAGAGAGGTGGCATCATCCGGCCCCTGCCAGCGCTAATTTCAAGGCTTGGGATGAACTCGCCCGAGGAGCTTGCCGACTACCTTCTGGCTCTAGAGAGTTATCCTTTCATGCCTCCGTTTGTAGGAACGGATGAGGACAGGCTTGCCGCGGGGGCGTATCTCGCCTCCCTGGTGCGATAGGAGGTGTATCCATGGAAATCGCAGAATTTCTCCAGGCAATGCGTGACCCGAGCGGTATCCCTTTCCACCCCCTGGTCTTCCAGATCCTGATGGTTCTGACCTTCGCCCTCCACATCATGTTCGTCAATTTCGTGGTCGGGGGGGCTTTCATCTCCCTGTGGGGCAGAATTCGGGGAGGTCATGATGGGATGCGTCTGTCGCGTGCTCTTGCTCAGGCCGTCACCATCATGCTCTCCGTGGCCATTGTGCTTGGCGTGGCCCCTCTGCTCTTTGTCCAGGTCATCTACGATCCATTCTGGTATACCGCCAGCGTCATGTCGGCCTGGTGGACCATGGGCTTTCTCCTTGCCATCGGGGTAGCCTTCTATGCCTTTTACGGTTTTTATCTGGGGAGCCGGAAGACAGGTGGAAACGTCCTCTGGTCTATTATCGCCATTGCGTCGGTACTGGTGTCGGCCGTCATCATCCATGCCCTGTCCGTTGAGCAGCTGCAACCAGACAAGTGGAGGGAATGGCTCGTAAACGGCCTCACTGTGGACGTATCCGGGCATGGGCTTTACGCATTTGAGCTTCCCCGGATACTCCATTTCATCGTCCCATCCTTTGCCATGGCTGGGATATTTCTCATGCTGTATGCTTGGTATTTCCGGGACAGGGTCGATTACAATGCGTCCTATGTAGACTTTGTGGCCTCCCTCGGGGCCAGGCTCGCATTCTGGGGAACGGCCGTTCAGGCTGCAGTAGGCATCTGGTGGGTCCTGACCATTCCCAAGGCGCTCGAATTCATCTACAATCCGTTTTTTCTCGTGGGTGCCGTAAGCGGCCTGTTGCTCCTTTTTTACCTCTCGAAAGCCAGACAGGCACCCGTGGAATATGCCGTAAACAGCGCCCTTTTCGCCTTAGGGACCATCCTGCTGATGTCTTATGCCCGCGAGGCACTGCGAATGGCCTATTTGGGGGGATTCGGTTACAGCATCTTCGATTACAGAGTGGTTACGGACTGGGGCAGCACGGTCCTTTTCTTCGCCACATTCCTTGGCGGTCTGGTCGTGGTGGCCTACACCTGTATGGTTGCCTTCCAGGCTGGCAAGGGGCAGAGTGGTTGAACGGTCTGCGACAATAGGGGGTCGGTCATGAACATGGAAACCTTTGGTAGATGCGCGTTTGCGCTTGAAATCATCTGGTTTGTGATGGTGGCGGGTCTGGGAATCGTTGTCTCCATAAAAAACGGGGTGTTATTTTAGGTCAGAAAAAGGGGGACAGGTAAACTATGCTTTGGCCTTGACCTTGGGATGGCGGACCAGGGCAGGAATGACAGCATAATTTATGTCCCTGTTTTTTTCATCGGCTGACTCCTGCAAGGTCA
This Deltaproteobacteria bacterium DNA region includes the following protein-coding sequences:
- a CDS encoding CooT family nickel-binding protein; this translates as MCQSRIFLRKEGKEKEILKDATLVEPCEGGVRIQGFSMSPGSSRQGSQPQTS
- a CDS encoding cytochrome c codes for the protein MYPFFELPSFTSGMLIALIASFHILPSHLATGAFWFTVSVERDAIRRNRPELLDFLKKYTLFILLFCFVFGSLTGVGIWFSSTVASPRGISGLIHNYVWGWATEWVFFIIEIVTIYTYYYTFGKIGSRTHLRIGWIYAWAAWISMIIITGILSFMLSSGKWIETGGFFDGFFNRTYWPQLFMRTGLMFGIAGLYAIIVASRLDNLDVRKWITRKAAIWGIGGMAAAGFFCAWYLFSLPEAAKALLFEGTLPYLKKLGTVAIGSLAIVTTSFIIFGFMSPWRVNTVTGTILVLVLFAGIGAAEGIREGIRRPYVIDNYLYSNQIVAHDLPAKKVTAETVRFRTDGFLKNLFFVPDQIKDDPGSHPVEAGRIVILFQCGNCHALERGGIIRPLPALISRLGMNSPEELADYLLALESYPFMPPFVGTDEDRLAAGAYLASLVR